In Magnolia sinica isolate HGM2019 chromosome 12, MsV1, whole genome shotgun sequence, a single genomic region encodes these proteins:
- the LOC131221450 gene encoding probable disease resistance protein At4g27220, translating into MAAILAILGIVVTPVTEAGKALVATIKRQASYLLCYRCNVDDLSKEVENLVSKRNDVEGQMNADSRNGLVITEVVQKWLKNVEDVKEDAKSLDDQVKESISCFNLRSRYCIGKEAKKKMDDVCKLQTEVTSINVSYPPPPPTIESLPARGFMPLESTEFSMNQVMDALKDDSINMIGVYGMGGVGKTTLMKQVARKVKSEELFQEVIMMTLTQKPEVKMIQGEIAEQLGLELKEESQVVRAGKLSERLKQELLKRKKILLIFDNLWERLDLDDIGIPLEWNDRGCKITFTTRKVEVCSHMKSQAKIPVNVLSKKEAWHLFKENAGDAVDSSELHVVARKVAKECGGLPLAIITIGMALQDKDKKVWDDALLQLQRSNPTNIEGMDQKVFSSLEMSYNYLESKEAQVCFLFCCLFPEGCSVHEEEMIKYGIGEGLFKDVNTLEEASCRVHMLFDKLKTSCLLLEGDGPNSVKMHDVVRDVALSIASRAEHGFLVKAKVDLKEWPEIENVQKCKRISFVYNEINDLPDQIECPQLLTLFLFRNHSLKEIPNDFFQGMNSLKVLDLCGIDISMLPPSLECLKNLRTLWLDRCPRLKDVTLIGRLKKLEILCLQETGICELKEKMGELDSLKLLDLMETNSLEMIAPNVISRMTHLEELRMGNSFGKWEVMGNEDARQASLAEMASLSRLTILYIYVENVQCLSQDIPGPWKNLKEFCICVGRDYEDGKAERSIKIKNSPCPNAKWVEELFNRTYELELMHCEGLDNLMRSHELSFHSLEILVIQECSEMEHFVSVEEEETPRNVFKHLKKLTLNELMNLKKFCRGQLPAGFLQNLRKLNILSCNKLINIMPSDLPQSLEKLYIDYCNELVEVFHFQGTSKEDALLSKLRKLELYNLPELTSIWKGAVPPPGSLHHLEDLDVEYCKRLRYLVSPALAQRLQQLKQLSIEGCEKMEKLIGVEVEESTSASLLSSSGSRQSELTCLPHSLPHGRMFPNLQTLHISRCDGLQNLFSLSVAQGLLQLEYLSIIDCKGMEVIIANEADNEVVDQGMLPRLRTLDLWGLEQLTSFYQGVGVLFDWPSLEYLEVQLCQNFKKIQMGPHSAPNLKRIESTKEWLEEVEWEDESLKARIQPLIHLVE; encoded by the coding sequence ATGGCTGCAATCTTGGCAATCTTGGGGATCGTGGTTACACCGGTTACAGAAGCCGGAAAAGCTTTAGTGGCTACTATAAAGCGCCAGGCCAGTTATCTCCTTTGCTATAGATGTAATGTTGATGATCTTAGCAAAGAAGTTGAAAACTTGGTGAGTAAAAGAAATGATGTAGAGGGACAGATGAATGCAGATAGTCGGAATGGGCTAGTGATCACTGAGGTTGTCCAGAAATGGTTGAAAAATGTAGAAGATGTCAAAGAAGATGCAAAGAGTTTGGATGACCAAGTTAAAGAGAGTATCAGCTGTTTCAACTTGCGCTCACGTTACTGTATCGGTaaagaagcaaaaaagaagatgGATGATGTTTGTAAGCTCCAAACAGAGGTGACATCCATTAATGTATCATACCCTCCACCACCTCCAACCATCGAATCCTTGCCTGCTAGGGGCTTTATGCCTCTTGAATCCACAGAATTTTCTATGAATCAAGTCATGGATGCACTAAAGGATGACAGCATCAACATGATTGGGGTGTACGGCATGGGGGGAGTGGGAAAGACAACCTTGATGAAACAAGTGGCCAGAAAGGTGAAAAGCGAAGAACTTTTTCAAGAGGTGATCATGATGACCCTAACCCAGAAACCTGAAGTGAAGATGATTCAAGGCGAGATAGCAGAGCAATTGGGACTGGAACTCAAGGAAGAGAGTCAAGTAGTAAGGGCAGGGAAGCTGTCAGAGAGATTGAAGCAGGAGCTGCTGAAACGCAAGAAGATCCTTTTAATCTTTGATAATCTTTGGGAAAGGTTGGATCTAGATGACATAGGAATCCCTTTAGAATGGAATGATAGGGGTTGTAAGATTACATTTACTACACGAAAAGTGGAAGTATGCAGTCACATGAAGAGCCAGGCAAAGATCCCTGTCAATGTGTTATCAAAAAAAGAGGCATGGCATCTATTCAAGGAAAATGCAGGTGACGCTGTCGACTCCTCTGAATTGCATGTTGTGGCAAGAAAAGTTGCTAAGGAATGTGGGGGCTTGCCTCTAGCGATTATCACAATTGGAATGGCATTACAAGATAAGGATAAAAAAGTGTGGGATGATGCACTACTACAATTACAGAGGTCTAATCCTACAAACATTGAGGGTATGGATCAGAAGGTGTTCTCTTCTTTGGAGATGAGTTACAATTACTTAGAAAGTAAGGAGGCCCAGGTATGCTTCTTGTTTTGCTGTCTATTTCCAGAAGGTTGTTCCGTTCATGAGGAGGAGATGATAAAATATGGAATTGGAGAAGGTCTCTTCAAGGATGTTAATACATTGGAGGAAGCATCATGTAGAGTTCATATGTTGTTCGACAAACTTAAGACTTCATGCTTGTTGCTAGAAGGAGATGGACCAAACTCTGTAAAAATGCATGATGTAGTTCGAGACGTAGCCTTATCAATAGCATCAAGAGCTGAGCATGGGTTTTTGGTAAAAGCCAAAGTAGATTTGAAAGAGTGGCCGGAGATTGAAAATGTGCAGAAATGTAAGAGGATTTCATTTGTATACAATGAAATTAATGATCTTCCTGATCAAATTGAATGTCCTCAGCTCCTAACCTTGTTTTTGTTTAGGAATCATTCTTTGAAAGAGATTCCCAATGATTTCTTTCAAGGGATGAATTCccttaaagttttggatctatgtgGCATTGATATCTCAATGTTGCCCCCATCACTGGAGTGCCTAAAAAACCTTCGGACGCTGTGGTTGGATAGATGTCCTCGGTTAAAAGACGTAACTCTAATTGGTAGATTGAAGAAGCTAGAAATACTTTGCTTACAAGAAACCGGCATCTGTGAACTAAAAGAAAAAATGGGTGAGTTAGACAGTCTAAAGCTCTTGGATTTGATGGAAACGAATTCTCTTGAAATGATAGCACCAAATGTCATATCAAGGATGACTCACTTAGAGGAACTGCGAATGGGAAATAGCTTTGGCAAGTGGGAGGTTATGGGAAATGAAGACGCAAGACAAGCTAGCTTAGCTGAGATGGCATCCTTGTCTCGGCTAACCATTTTATACATCTATGTGGAAAATGTCCAATGCTTGTCTCAGGACATCCCTGGTCCATGGAAAAACCTAAAGGAATTCTGCATATGTGTGGGCAGAGATTACGAGGACGGCAAAGCAGAAAGGAGTATAAAAATTAAGAATTCACCATGTCCAAATGCAAAGTGGGTTGAGGAGCTGTTTAACAGAACATACGAGCTAGAATTAATGCATTGTGAGGGTCTTGACAATCTCATGCGGTCACATGAACTAAGTTTCCACAGCTTAGAGATCCTCGTTATCCAAGAATGTAGTGAAATGGAACATTTTGTAAGTGTGGAAGAAGAAGAGACTCCACGGAATGtattcaagcatttgaagaagCTGACGCTAAATGAGTTAATGAATCTAAAGAAGTTCTGCCGGGGCCAACTTCCAGCCGGTTTCCTCCAAAACCTGAGAAAGCTAAACATATTAAGTTGTAATAAATTAATCAATATCATGCCATCTGATCTTCCTCAAAGTCTGGAGAAACTCTATATAGATTACTGCAATGAGTTAGTGGAAGTCTTTCACTTCCAGGGGACGTCAAAAGAAGATGCTCTGCTTTCAAAATTAAGGAAACTCGAATTGTATAATCTACCAGAACTGACAAGTATTTGGAAGGGGGCCGTACCTCCTCCTGGTAGCCTCCACCATTTAGAGGACTTAGATGTTGAATATTGCAAGAGACTGAGATATCTCGTCTCACCTGCTCTGGCACAAAGACTTCAACAATTAAAGCAGCTTAGCATTGAGGGGTGTGAGAAGATGGAGAAATTGATAGGGGTAGAAGTAGAAGAGAGCACAAGTGCATCATTATTGTCATCATCAGGGTCAAGGCAATCAGAACTGACGTGTCTCCCTCACTCACTTCCACATGGAAGAATGTTCCCCAACCTTCAAACATTGCACATTTCTAGGTGTGATGGCCTTCAGAATCTCTTTTCATTGAGTGTCGCCCAAGGTCTCTTGCAACTCGAATATCTCTCTATCATCGATTGCAAGGGAATGGAGGTGATAATAGCAAACGAGGCAGACAATGAAGTGGTGGATCAAGGCATGCTTCCAAGGTTAAGGACTTTAGATTTATGGGGGTTAGAACAGCTAACAAGCTTCTACCAAGGAGTTGGGGTACTTTTCGATTGGCCTTCCTTAGAATATCTTGAGGTGCAGTTGTGTCAGAATTTCAAGAAGATTCAAATGGGACCCCACAGTGCTCCAAACCTAAAGAGAATCGAATCAACCAAAGAATGGTTAGAGGAGGTGGAGTGGGAAGACGAGAGCCTTAAAGCCCGCATTCAACCCCTTATTCATCTGGTAGAATGA